In Pseudomonas putida, a genomic segment contains:
- the rpmE gene encoding 50S ribosomal protein L31 — protein MKADIHPNYEVVAVTCSCGNKFETRSTLGDTLSIDVCNLCHPFYTGKQKVLDTGGRVQKFADRFGMFGAKK, from the coding sequence ATGAAAGCAGATATTCATCCGAACTACGAAGTAGTTGCAGTCACCTGCAGCTGCGGCAACAAGTTCGAAACCCGTTCGACCCTGGGCGACACCCTGTCGATCGACGTTTGCAACCTGTGCCACCCGTTCTACACCGGTAAGCAGAAAGTCCTGGACACCGGTGGTCGCGTACAGAAGTTCGCCGACCGCTTCGGCATGTTCGGTGCCAAGAAGTAA